Proteins from a genomic interval of Medicago truncatula cultivar Jemalong A17 chromosome 3, MtrunA17r5.0-ANR, whole genome shotgun sequence:
- the LOC11434860 gene encoding probable serine/threonine-protein kinase PBL21 isoform X7 yields MLSVFRVQELCSKEDPRPSLISTVVQSASGTDHSENEDEKSKSQEGNRKWEEETFKGEMKVSSRLSTSQKLGWPLLRRMHTEISRDMSVVQWVMNLPDRSTHKYNNNRHSSSQIEGQSYKNVISFSSCKWFIFEVLNSCTCQFSSENVIGIGGSNRVYRGTLPDGKPVAIKVMQSSKEAFKDFALEVEIMSSLNHPRIAPLLGICIRDETLISVYDYFPQGTLDQNLRGKNKDESMLTWEDRFKVAVGIGEALNYLHKHNQTSKPIIHRDVKSSNILLSEGFEPHLSDFGLAMWGPTTSSFVIQDDVVGTFGYLAPEYFMYGKVSDKIDVYAFGVVLLELISGREPIDSETCEGHEISLVTWAKPILESGDVKSLLDPKLQGKFDVAQMHRMVLAASLCITRAARLRPNMNQILKILNGCDEKVENMFKSEESDHDHSENLDDEVYPNSSAELHLSLALLDVDNDTASSYSSISINEYLKEHWSRSSSFN; encoded by the exons ATGTTATCGGTATTCAGGGTGCAAGAATTGTGTTCCAAAG AGGATCCTAGACCGAGTCTTATCAGCACGGTGGTCCAGTCTGCATCTGGCACAGACCACTCAGAGAATGAGGATGAGAAATCGAAAAGCCAAGAAGGTAACAGAAAATGGGAGGAAGAAACATTTAAAGGAGAAATGAAAGTGTCATCAAGATTATCAACATCACAGAAGCTTGGTTGGCCACTTCTCCGCAGGATGCATACAGAAATTTCAAGGGACATGTCTGTTGTACAATGGGTAATGAACTTACCGGATCGCTCaacacacaaatataataacaaTCGACACAGTTCATCTCAAATTGAGGGCCAGAGCTATAAAAATGTTATTAGTTTCAGTAGCTGCAAGTGGTTTATCTTTGAGGTTCTCAACTCTTGCACTTGTCAATTCTCTTCAG AAAATGTGATTGGAATTGGAGGGAGCAATCGCGTGTACAGAGGAACCCTCCCCGATGGGAAGCCGGTGGCAATCAAAGTTATGCAGTCATCAAAAGAAGCTTTCAAAGATTTTGCACTTGAAGTTGAAATAATGTCCTCGTTGAACCACCCACGCATCGCTCCTCTGCTAGGGATTTGCATTAGAGATGAGACTTTGATATCTGTTTATGATTATTTCCCCCAAGGAACCTTAGACCAAAATCTACGCG GTAAGAACAAGGATGAATCTATGTTGACATGGGAAGACAGATTTAAGGTAGCTGTTGGGATTGGTGAAGCACTGAATTACCTGCACAAGCACAACCAAACCTCCAAGCCTATTATACATAGAGACGTCAAGTCTTCCAACATTCTTCTTTCTGAAGGGTTTGAGCCACAT TTATCTGATTTTGGACTTGCGATGTGGGGACCAACAACTTCATCTTTTGTGATACAAGACGATGTAGTTGGAACTTTTGGTTATCTTGCACCTGAATACTTCATGTATGGAAAGGTTAGTGACAAGATAGATGTTTATGCCTTTGGTGTGGTGCTACTTGAACTTATATCAGGAAGGGAACCAATTGACTCCGAAACTTGTGAAGGACACGAAATCAGTTTGGTCACATGGGCAAAACCAATTTTAGAGAGTGGGGATGTTAAAAGCTTATTGGATCCAAAGTTGCAAGGAAAATTTGATGTAGCACAAATGCACAGAATGGTTCTTGCAGCATCTCTGTGCATTACACGAGCTGCGCGACTTCGTCCTAATATGAATCAG ATACTGAAGATCTTAAACGGATGTGATGAGAAAGTCGAAAACATGTTTAAATCTGAGGAGAGTGATCATGATCATTCTGAAAATCTTGATGATGAAGTCTATCCAAATTCAAGTGCAGAATTGCACCTTAGCCTTGCATTACTTGATGTAGACAATGATACTGCATCATCGTATAGTAGTATCAGCATTAATGAATATTTGAAAGAACATTGGAGCCGATCATCTAGTTTCAATTAG
- the LOC11434860 gene encoding serine/threonine-protein kinase CDG1 isoform X2 — protein MTVKERCVLVGIRIDRHGSRQLLNWAIAKVAQPRDYVIAIHVVTTIDHVSESKALVDDYLEVYQGLCDAKKVSLSGHILTGTTFRNILIREAKNRAAIALVVGGGASTAKYCAKRLPGSTNVIGIQGARIVFQRCTDNKQLIGGIIEDPRPSLISTVVQSASGTDHSENEDEKSKSQEGNRKWEEETFKGEMKVSSRLSTSQKLGWPLLRRMHTEISRDMSVVQWVMNLPDRSTHKYNNNRHSSSQIEGQSYKNVISFSSCKWFIFEVLNSCTCQFSSENVIGIGGSNRVYRGTLPDGKPVAIKVMQSSKEAFKDFALEVEIMSSLNHPRIAPLLGICIRDETLISVYDYFPQGTLDQNLRGKNKDESMLTWEDRFKVAVGIGEALNYLHKHNQTSKPIIHRDVKSSNILLSEGFEPHLSDFGLAMWGPTTSSFVIQDDVVGTFGYLAPEYFMYGKVSDKIDVYAFGVVLLELISGREPIDSETCEGHEISLVTWAKPILESGDVKSLLDPKLQGKFDVAQMHRMVLAASLCITRAARLRPNMNQILKILNGCDEKVENMFKSEESDHDHSENLDDEVYPNSSAELHLSLALLDVDNDTASSYSSISINEYLKEHWSRSSSFN, from the exons ATGACAGTGAAAGAGAGATGTGTTTTGGTGGGAATTAGAATTGATAGGCATGGCAGCAGACAGCTCCTCAACTGGGCTATAGCCAAAGTTGCTCAACCTCGTGATTATGTTATTGCAATCCATGTTGTTACCAC tatagatCATGTTTCTGAAAGCAAGGCCTTGGTAGATGATTATTTAGAGGTTTATCAAGGGCTTTGCGATGCAAAAAAG GTAAGTCTCTCGGGTCATATCTTGACAGGAACAACTTTTAGAAATATTCTCATCAGAGAAGCAAAAAACCGTGCTGCTATTGCTCTAGTGGTAGG GGGTGGAGCTTCCACGGCTAAATATTGCGCCAAACGACTACCAGGCAGCACTAATGTTATCGGTATTCAGGGTGCAAGAATTGTGTTCCAAAGGTGCACAGATAATAAACAACTAATAG GTGGCATTATAGAGGATCCTAGACCGAGTCTTATCAGCACGGTGGTCCAGTCTGCATCTGGCACAGACCACTCAGAGAATGAGGATGAGAAATCGAAAAGCCAAGAAGGTAACAGAAAATGGGAGGAAGAAACATTTAAAGGAGAAATGAAAGTGTCATCAAGATTATCAACATCACAGAAGCTTGGTTGGCCACTTCTCCGCAGGATGCATACAGAAATTTCAAGGGACATGTCTGTTGTACAATGGGTAATGAACTTACCGGATCGCTCaacacacaaatataataacaaTCGACACAGTTCATCTCAAATTGAGGGCCAGAGCTATAAAAATGTTATTAGTTTCAGTAGCTGCAAGTGGTTTATCTTTGAGGTTCTCAACTCTTGCACTTGTCAATTCTCTTCAG AAAATGTGATTGGAATTGGAGGGAGCAATCGCGTGTACAGAGGAACCCTCCCCGATGGGAAGCCGGTGGCAATCAAAGTTATGCAGTCATCAAAAGAAGCTTTCAAAGATTTTGCACTTGAAGTTGAAATAATGTCCTCGTTGAACCACCCACGCATCGCTCCTCTGCTAGGGATTTGCATTAGAGATGAGACTTTGATATCTGTTTATGATTATTTCCCCCAAGGAACCTTAGACCAAAATCTACGCG GTAAGAACAAGGATGAATCTATGTTGACATGGGAAGACAGATTTAAGGTAGCTGTTGGGATTGGTGAAGCACTGAATTACCTGCACAAGCACAACCAAACCTCCAAGCCTATTATACATAGAGACGTCAAGTCTTCCAACATTCTTCTTTCTGAAGGGTTTGAGCCACAT TTATCTGATTTTGGACTTGCGATGTGGGGACCAACAACTTCATCTTTTGTGATACAAGACGATGTAGTTGGAACTTTTGGTTATCTTGCACCTGAATACTTCATGTATGGAAAGGTTAGTGACAAGATAGATGTTTATGCCTTTGGTGTGGTGCTACTTGAACTTATATCAGGAAGGGAACCAATTGACTCCGAAACTTGTGAAGGACACGAAATCAGTTTGGTCACATGGGCAAAACCAATTTTAGAGAGTGGGGATGTTAAAAGCTTATTGGATCCAAAGTTGCAAGGAAAATTTGATGTAGCACAAATGCACAGAATGGTTCTTGCAGCATCTCTGTGCATTACACGAGCTGCGCGACTTCGTCCTAATATGAATCAG ATACTGAAGATCTTAAACGGATGTGATGAGAAAGTCGAAAACATGTTTAAATCTGAGGAGAGTGATCATGATCATTCTGAAAATCTTGATGATGAAGTCTATCCAAATTCAAGTGCAGAATTGCACCTTAGCCTTGCATTACTTGATGTAGACAATGATACTGCATCATCGTATAGTAGTATCAGCATTAATGAATATTTGAAAGAACATTGGAGCCGATCATCTAGTTTCAATTAG
- the LOC11434860 gene encoding serine/threonine-protein kinase CDG1 isoform X3, translating into MTVKERCVLVGIRIDRHGSRQLLNWAIAKVAQPRDYVIAIHVVTTPDHVSESKALVDDYLEVYQGLCDAKKVSLSGHILTGTTFRNILIREAKNRAAIALVVGGGASTAKYCAKRLPGSTNVIGIQGARIVFQRCTDNKQLIEDPRPSLISTVVQSASGTDHSENEDEKSKSQEGNRKWEEETFKGEMKVSSRLSTSQKLGWPLLRRMHTEISRDMSVVQWVMNLPDRSTHKYNNNRHSSSQIEGQSYKNVISFSSCKWFIFEVLNSCTCQFSSENVIGIGGSNRVYRGTLPDGKPVAIKVMQSSKEAFKDFALEVEIMSSLNHPRIAPLLGICIRDETLISVYDYFPQGTLDQNLRGKNKDESMLTWEDRFKVAVGIGEALNYLHKHNQTSKPIIHRDVKSSNILLSEGFEPHLSDFGLAMWGPTTSSFVIQDDVVGTFGYLAPEYFMYGKVSDKIDVYAFGVVLLELISGREPIDSETCEGHEISLVTWAKPILESGDVKSLLDPKLQGKFDVAQMHRMVLAASLCITRAARLRPNMNQILKILNGCDEKVENMFKSEESDHDHSENLDDEVYPNSSAELHLSLALLDVDNDTASSYSSISINEYLKEHWSRSSSFN; encoded by the exons ATGACAGTGAAAGAGAGATGTGTTTTGGTGGGAATTAGAATTGATAGGCATGGCAGCAGACAGCTCCTCAACTGGGCTATAGCCAAAGTTGCTCAACCTCGTGATTATGTTATTGCAATCCATGTTGTTACCACTCCAG atCATGTTTCTGAAAGCAAGGCCTTGGTAGATGATTATTTAGAGGTTTATCAAGGGCTTTGCGATGCAAAAAAG GTAAGTCTCTCGGGTCATATCTTGACAGGAACAACTTTTAGAAATATTCTCATCAGAGAAGCAAAAAACCGTGCTGCTATTGCTCTAGTGGTAGG GGGTGGAGCTTCCACGGCTAAATATTGCGCCAAACGACTACCAGGCAGCACTAATGTTATCGGTATTCAGGGTGCAAGAATTGTGTTCCAAAGGTGCACAGATAATAAACAACTAATAG AGGATCCTAGACCGAGTCTTATCAGCACGGTGGTCCAGTCTGCATCTGGCACAGACCACTCAGAGAATGAGGATGAGAAATCGAAAAGCCAAGAAGGTAACAGAAAATGGGAGGAAGAAACATTTAAAGGAGAAATGAAAGTGTCATCAAGATTATCAACATCACAGAAGCTTGGTTGGCCACTTCTCCGCAGGATGCATACAGAAATTTCAAGGGACATGTCTGTTGTACAATGGGTAATGAACTTACCGGATCGCTCaacacacaaatataataacaaTCGACACAGTTCATCTCAAATTGAGGGCCAGAGCTATAAAAATGTTATTAGTTTCAGTAGCTGCAAGTGGTTTATCTTTGAGGTTCTCAACTCTTGCACTTGTCAATTCTCTTCAG AAAATGTGATTGGAATTGGAGGGAGCAATCGCGTGTACAGAGGAACCCTCCCCGATGGGAAGCCGGTGGCAATCAAAGTTATGCAGTCATCAAAAGAAGCTTTCAAAGATTTTGCACTTGAAGTTGAAATAATGTCCTCGTTGAACCACCCACGCATCGCTCCTCTGCTAGGGATTTGCATTAGAGATGAGACTTTGATATCTGTTTATGATTATTTCCCCCAAGGAACCTTAGACCAAAATCTACGCG GTAAGAACAAGGATGAATCTATGTTGACATGGGAAGACAGATTTAAGGTAGCTGTTGGGATTGGTGAAGCACTGAATTACCTGCACAAGCACAACCAAACCTCCAAGCCTATTATACATAGAGACGTCAAGTCTTCCAACATTCTTCTTTCTGAAGGGTTTGAGCCACAT TTATCTGATTTTGGACTTGCGATGTGGGGACCAACAACTTCATCTTTTGTGATACAAGACGATGTAGTTGGAACTTTTGGTTATCTTGCACCTGAATACTTCATGTATGGAAAGGTTAGTGACAAGATAGATGTTTATGCCTTTGGTGTGGTGCTACTTGAACTTATATCAGGAAGGGAACCAATTGACTCCGAAACTTGTGAAGGACACGAAATCAGTTTGGTCACATGGGCAAAACCAATTTTAGAGAGTGGGGATGTTAAAAGCTTATTGGATCCAAAGTTGCAAGGAAAATTTGATGTAGCACAAATGCACAGAATGGTTCTTGCAGCATCTCTGTGCATTACACGAGCTGCGCGACTTCGTCCTAATATGAATCAG ATACTGAAGATCTTAAACGGATGTGATGAGAAAGTCGAAAACATGTTTAAATCTGAGGAGAGTGATCATGATCATTCTGAAAATCTTGATGATGAAGTCTATCCAAATTCAAGTGCAGAATTGCACCTTAGCCTTGCATTACTTGATGTAGACAATGATACTGCATCATCGTATAGTAGTATCAGCATTAATGAATATTTGAAAGAACATTGGAGCCGATCATCTAGTTTCAATTAG
- the LOC11434860 gene encoding probable serine/threonine-protein kinase PBL21 isoform X6: MLSVFRVQELCSKGGIIEDPRPSLISTVVQSASGTDHSENEDEKSKSQEGNRKWEEETFKGEMKVSSRLSTSQKLGWPLLRRMHTEISRDMSVVQWVMNLPDRSTHKYNNNRHSSSQIEGQSYKNVISFSSCKWFIFEVLNSCTCQFSSENVIGIGGSNRVYRGTLPDGKPVAIKVMQSSKEAFKDFALEVEIMSSLNHPRIAPLLGICIRDETLISVYDYFPQGTLDQNLRGKNKDESMLTWEDRFKVAVGIGEALNYLHKHNQTSKPIIHRDVKSSNILLSEGFEPHLSDFGLAMWGPTTSSFVIQDDVVGTFGYLAPEYFMYGKVSDKIDVYAFGVVLLELISGREPIDSETCEGHEISLVTWAKPILESGDVKSLLDPKLQGKFDVAQMHRMVLAASLCITRAARLRPNMNQILKILNGCDEKVENMFKSEESDHDHSENLDDEVYPNSSAELHLSLALLDVDNDTASSYSSISINEYLKEHWSRSSSFN; the protein is encoded by the exons ATGTTATCGGTATTCAGGGTGCAAGAATTGTGTTCCAAAG GTGGCATTATAGAGGATCCTAGACCGAGTCTTATCAGCACGGTGGTCCAGTCTGCATCTGGCACAGACCACTCAGAGAATGAGGATGAGAAATCGAAAAGCCAAGAAGGTAACAGAAAATGGGAGGAAGAAACATTTAAAGGAGAAATGAAAGTGTCATCAAGATTATCAACATCACAGAAGCTTGGTTGGCCACTTCTCCGCAGGATGCATACAGAAATTTCAAGGGACATGTCTGTTGTACAATGGGTAATGAACTTACCGGATCGCTCaacacacaaatataataacaaTCGACACAGTTCATCTCAAATTGAGGGCCAGAGCTATAAAAATGTTATTAGTTTCAGTAGCTGCAAGTGGTTTATCTTTGAGGTTCTCAACTCTTGCACTTGTCAATTCTCTTCAG AAAATGTGATTGGAATTGGAGGGAGCAATCGCGTGTACAGAGGAACCCTCCCCGATGGGAAGCCGGTGGCAATCAAAGTTATGCAGTCATCAAAAGAAGCTTTCAAAGATTTTGCACTTGAAGTTGAAATAATGTCCTCGTTGAACCACCCACGCATCGCTCCTCTGCTAGGGATTTGCATTAGAGATGAGACTTTGATATCTGTTTATGATTATTTCCCCCAAGGAACCTTAGACCAAAATCTACGCG GTAAGAACAAGGATGAATCTATGTTGACATGGGAAGACAGATTTAAGGTAGCTGTTGGGATTGGTGAAGCACTGAATTACCTGCACAAGCACAACCAAACCTCCAAGCCTATTATACATAGAGACGTCAAGTCTTCCAACATTCTTCTTTCTGAAGGGTTTGAGCCACAT TTATCTGATTTTGGACTTGCGATGTGGGGACCAACAACTTCATCTTTTGTGATACAAGACGATGTAGTTGGAACTTTTGGTTATCTTGCACCTGAATACTTCATGTATGGAAAGGTTAGTGACAAGATAGATGTTTATGCCTTTGGTGTGGTGCTACTTGAACTTATATCAGGAAGGGAACCAATTGACTCCGAAACTTGTGAAGGACACGAAATCAGTTTGGTCACATGGGCAAAACCAATTTTAGAGAGTGGGGATGTTAAAAGCTTATTGGATCCAAAGTTGCAAGGAAAATTTGATGTAGCACAAATGCACAGAATGGTTCTTGCAGCATCTCTGTGCATTACACGAGCTGCGCGACTTCGTCCTAATATGAATCAG ATACTGAAGATCTTAAACGGATGTGATGAGAAAGTCGAAAACATGTTTAAATCTGAGGAGAGTGATCATGATCATTCTGAAAATCTTGATGATGAAGTCTATCCAAATTCAAGTGCAGAATTGCACCTTAGCCTTGCATTACTTGATGTAGACAATGATACTGCATCATCGTATAGTAGTATCAGCATTAATGAATATTTGAAAGAACATTGGAGCCGATCATCTAGTTTCAATTAG
- the LOC11434860 gene encoding probable serine/threonine-protein kinase PBL21 isoform X5 codes for MQKRGGASTAKYCAKRLPGSTNVIGIQGARIVFQRCTDNKQLIEDPRPSLISTVVQSASGTDHSENEDEKSKSQEGNRKWEEETFKGEMKVSSRLSTSQKLGWPLLRRMHTEISRDMSVVQWVMNLPDRSTHKYNNNRHSSSQIEGQSYKNVISFSSCKWFIFEVLNSCTCQFSSENVIGIGGSNRVYRGTLPDGKPVAIKVMQSSKEAFKDFALEVEIMSSLNHPRIAPLLGICIRDETLISVYDYFPQGTLDQNLRGKNKDESMLTWEDRFKVAVGIGEALNYLHKHNQTSKPIIHRDVKSSNILLSEGFEPHLSDFGLAMWGPTTSSFVIQDDVVGTFGYLAPEYFMYGKVSDKIDVYAFGVVLLELISGREPIDSETCEGHEISLVTWAKPILESGDVKSLLDPKLQGKFDVAQMHRMVLAASLCITRAARLRPNMNQILKILNGCDEKVENMFKSEESDHDHSENLDDEVYPNSSAELHLSLALLDVDNDTASSYSSISINEYLKEHWSRSSSFN; via the exons ATGCAAAAAAG GGGTGGAGCTTCCACGGCTAAATATTGCGCCAAACGACTACCAGGCAGCACTAATGTTATCGGTATTCAGGGTGCAAGAATTGTGTTCCAAAGGTGCACAGATAATAAACAACTAATAG AGGATCCTAGACCGAGTCTTATCAGCACGGTGGTCCAGTCTGCATCTGGCACAGACCACTCAGAGAATGAGGATGAGAAATCGAAAAGCCAAGAAGGTAACAGAAAATGGGAGGAAGAAACATTTAAAGGAGAAATGAAAGTGTCATCAAGATTATCAACATCACAGAAGCTTGGTTGGCCACTTCTCCGCAGGATGCATACAGAAATTTCAAGGGACATGTCTGTTGTACAATGGGTAATGAACTTACCGGATCGCTCaacacacaaatataataacaaTCGACACAGTTCATCTCAAATTGAGGGCCAGAGCTATAAAAATGTTATTAGTTTCAGTAGCTGCAAGTGGTTTATCTTTGAGGTTCTCAACTCTTGCACTTGTCAATTCTCTTCAG AAAATGTGATTGGAATTGGAGGGAGCAATCGCGTGTACAGAGGAACCCTCCCCGATGGGAAGCCGGTGGCAATCAAAGTTATGCAGTCATCAAAAGAAGCTTTCAAAGATTTTGCACTTGAAGTTGAAATAATGTCCTCGTTGAACCACCCACGCATCGCTCCTCTGCTAGGGATTTGCATTAGAGATGAGACTTTGATATCTGTTTATGATTATTTCCCCCAAGGAACCTTAGACCAAAATCTACGCG GTAAGAACAAGGATGAATCTATGTTGACATGGGAAGACAGATTTAAGGTAGCTGTTGGGATTGGTGAAGCACTGAATTACCTGCACAAGCACAACCAAACCTCCAAGCCTATTATACATAGAGACGTCAAGTCTTCCAACATTCTTCTTTCTGAAGGGTTTGAGCCACAT TTATCTGATTTTGGACTTGCGATGTGGGGACCAACAACTTCATCTTTTGTGATACAAGACGATGTAGTTGGAACTTTTGGTTATCTTGCACCTGAATACTTCATGTATGGAAAGGTTAGTGACAAGATAGATGTTTATGCCTTTGGTGTGGTGCTACTTGAACTTATATCAGGAAGGGAACCAATTGACTCCGAAACTTGTGAAGGACACGAAATCAGTTTGGTCACATGGGCAAAACCAATTTTAGAGAGTGGGGATGTTAAAAGCTTATTGGATCCAAAGTTGCAAGGAAAATTTGATGTAGCACAAATGCACAGAATGGTTCTTGCAGCATCTCTGTGCATTACACGAGCTGCGCGACTTCGTCCTAATATGAATCAG ATACTGAAGATCTTAAACGGATGTGATGAGAAAGTCGAAAACATGTTTAAATCTGAGGAGAGTGATCATGATCATTCTGAAAATCTTGATGATGAAGTCTATCCAAATTCAAGTGCAGAATTGCACCTTAGCCTTGCATTACTTGATGTAGACAATGATACTGCATCATCGTATAGTAGTATCAGCATTAATGAATATTTGAAAGAACATTGGAGCCGATCATCTAGTTTCAATTAG
- the LOC11434860 gene encoding probable serine/threonine-protein kinase PBL21 isoform X4, which produces MQKRGGASTAKYCAKRLPGSTNVIGIQGARIVFQRCTDNKQLIGGIIEDPRPSLISTVVQSASGTDHSENEDEKSKSQEGNRKWEEETFKGEMKVSSRLSTSQKLGWPLLRRMHTEISRDMSVVQWVMNLPDRSTHKYNNNRHSSSQIEGQSYKNVISFSSCKWFIFEVLNSCTCQFSSENVIGIGGSNRVYRGTLPDGKPVAIKVMQSSKEAFKDFALEVEIMSSLNHPRIAPLLGICIRDETLISVYDYFPQGTLDQNLRGKNKDESMLTWEDRFKVAVGIGEALNYLHKHNQTSKPIIHRDVKSSNILLSEGFEPHLSDFGLAMWGPTTSSFVIQDDVVGTFGYLAPEYFMYGKVSDKIDVYAFGVVLLELISGREPIDSETCEGHEISLVTWAKPILESGDVKSLLDPKLQGKFDVAQMHRMVLAASLCITRAARLRPNMNQILKILNGCDEKVENMFKSEESDHDHSENLDDEVYPNSSAELHLSLALLDVDNDTASSYSSISINEYLKEHWSRSSSFN; this is translated from the exons ATGCAAAAAAG GGGTGGAGCTTCCACGGCTAAATATTGCGCCAAACGACTACCAGGCAGCACTAATGTTATCGGTATTCAGGGTGCAAGAATTGTGTTCCAAAGGTGCACAGATAATAAACAACTAATAG GTGGCATTATAGAGGATCCTAGACCGAGTCTTATCAGCACGGTGGTCCAGTCTGCATCTGGCACAGACCACTCAGAGAATGAGGATGAGAAATCGAAAAGCCAAGAAGGTAACAGAAAATGGGAGGAAGAAACATTTAAAGGAGAAATGAAAGTGTCATCAAGATTATCAACATCACAGAAGCTTGGTTGGCCACTTCTCCGCAGGATGCATACAGAAATTTCAAGGGACATGTCTGTTGTACAATGGGTAATGAACTTACCGGATCGCTCaacacacaaatataataacaaTCGACACAGTTCATCTCAAATTGAGGGCCAGAGCTATAAAAATGTTATTAGTTTCAGTAGCTGCAAGTGGTTTATCTTTGAGGTTCTCAACTCTTGCACTTGTCAATTCTCTTCAG AAAATGTGATTGGAATTGGAGGGAGCAATCGCGTGTACAGAGGAACCCTCCCCGATGGGAAGCCGGTGGCAATCAAAGTTATGCAGTCATCAAAAGAAGCTTTCAAAGATTTTGCACTTGAAGTTGAAATAATGTCCTCGTTGAACCACCCACGCATCGCTCCTCTGCTAGGGATTTGCATTAGAGATGAGACTTTGATATCTGTTTATGATTATTTCCCCCAAGGAACCTTAGACCAAAATCTACGCG GTAAGAACAAGGATGAATCTATGTTGACATGGGAAGACAGATTTAAGGTAGCTGTTGGGATTGGTGAAGCACTGAATTACCTGCACAAGCACAACCAAACCTCCAAGCCTATTATACATAGAGACGTCAAGTCTTCCAACATTCTTCTTTCTGAAGGGTTTGAGCCACAT TTATCTGATTTTGGACTTGCGATGTGGGGACCAACAACTTCATCTTTTGTGATACAAGACGATGTAGTTGGAACTTTTGGTTATCTTGCACCTGAATACTTCATGTATGGAAAGGTTAGTGACAAGATAGATGTTTATGCCTTTGGTGTGGTGCTACTTGAACTTATATCAGGAAGGGAACCAATTGACTCCGAAACTTGTGAAGGACACGAAATCAGTTTGGTCACATGGGCAAAACCAATTTTAGAGAGTGGGGATGTTAAAAGCTTATTGGATCCAAAGTTGCAAGGAAAATTTGATGTAGCACAAATGCACAGAATGGTTCTTGCAGCATCTCTGTGCATTACACGAGCTGCGCGACTTCGTCCTAATATGAATCAG ATACTGAAGATCTTAAACGGATGTGATGAGAAAGTCGAAAACATGTTTAAATCTGAGGAGAGTGATCATGATCATTCTGAAAATCTTGATGATGAAGTCTATCCAAATTCAAGTGCAGAATTGCACCTTAGCCTTGCATTACTTGATGTAGACAATGATACTGCATCATCGTATAGTAGTATCAGCATTAATGAATATTTGAAAGAACATTGGAGCCGATCATCTAGTTTCAATTAG